One window of Dermacentor albipictus isolate Rhodes 1998 colony chromosome 9, USDA_Dalb.pri_finalv2, whole genome shotgun sequence genomic DNA carries:
- the LOC135903686 gene encoding leucine-rich PPR motif-containing protein, mitochondrial — protein MLIIRPTYTVLKHASLFNSPVIDRVKCTLCLRLAHISTGKHNSETTHENDNSSENIASKRNAHSDSALSHEQEFCDATVDAQVLQLLKALRLADALALTVKSFADHRRFPSSKTATALISALAREGNVVGVRKTREVVDVLYPRVSAEEIRFEHYHAEALSRAGRADEAILKFERLFVSHKSHRAKICSLLTFLAAYLAKNDMVEEVALLSRMCERLADRGYFHPLTNVWKVLFLNEKRRYHVTASELVEAARLRPAAKPFFEKKVSSVISYAVDRCDVDVVQRLLNVVLYLGMPECCGLVLSFLLEFHCDADDLKSARKTFEHSEAYGIELNPVTFYRYTCFLSSRGIQIPHDMLLKKYKMDPRNAKDAARHNVKFKF, from the exons ATGCTAATCATAAGGCCGACATATACCGTTCTTAAGCACGCCAGTCTTTTCAACAGCCCTGTCATTGACCGGGTAAAGTGTACGTTGTGTCTACGACTTGCACACATCTCCACTGGCAAGCACAACAGTGAAACGACTCACGAAAACGACAACAGCTCGGAGAACATAGCCAGCAAGAGGAACGCTCACTCTGACTCGGCACTCTCGCACGAGCAAGAGTTCTGCGACGCGACTGTCGACGCCCAGGTGCTGCAACTGCTTAAGGCGTTGCGACTCGCCGACGCCTTGGCGCTGACCGTGAAGTCGTTCGCCGACCACCGCAGGTTTCCGAGCTCCAAGACGGCGACGGCCCTGATTTCCGCGCTAGCCCGAGAGGGCAACGTGGTAGGTGTGCGCAAGAcgcgcgaagtcgtcgacgtcCTCTACCCGAGGGTCTCCGCCGAGGAGATCCGCTTCGAGCACTACCACGCCGAAGCGCTGTCGCGCGCTGGCCGCGCGGACGAGGCGATCCTCAAGTTCGAGAGGCTCTTCGTCTCGCACAAGAGTCACCGCGCCAAGATATGCTCCCTGCTCACGTTTCTGGCCGCCTACCTCGCGAAGAACGACATGGTCGAGGAGGTCGCGCTTCTGTCTCGGATGTGCGAGAGGCTGGCCGACCGGGGCTACTTCCATCCGCTGACCAACGTGTGGAAGGTGCTGTTTCTGAATGAGAAGCGACGCTACCACGTAACGGCCTCGGAACTGGTCGAAGCGGCTCGCCTACGGCCCGCGGCCAAACCTTTCTTCGAGAAGAAAGTCAGTTCTGTCATCTCGTACGCCGTGGACAGGTGCGACGTGGACGTGGTGCAGAGGTTGTTGAACGTTGTCCTCTACTTGGGCATGCCGGAGTGCTGTGGTCTCGTGCTCAGCTTCCTGCTCGAGTTTCACT GTGATGCAGATGACCTCAAGAGTGCGCGGAAGACATTTGAACACTCGGAAGCTTATGGCATTGAACTGAACCCAGTAACCTTTTACCGTTACACATGTTTTTTGAGTTCTCGAGGAATTCAAATACCACACGACATGCTGCTCAAGAAGTACAAGATGGACCCCAGAAATGCTAAAGATGCTGCAAGGCATAACGTCAAGTTTAAGTTTTAG